A single window of [Clostridium] hylemonae DSM 15053 DNA harbors:
- a CDS encoding SDR family oxidoreductase — protein sequence MNALDKFSLKDKNVLVTGGAQGIGLNYAMAAAGAGASVALADLNGEKARASAAWLREEYKVETLGIEADVTDPGQVEHMCAVMAGQMGRIDVAFCNAGISINVPAEEMTYEQWRKVIDINLTGVFLTATAAGRYMIRQGGGSIINTASMSGHIVNIPQPQVAYNASKAGVIMLTRSLAVEWADKNVRVNSISPGYIMTDLIKGHELIPRWKELSPLERMGRPEELQGAALYLASDASTFTTGTDIVVDGAYTCV from the coding sequence ATGAACGCACTTGATAAATTCTCATTAAAGGATAAGAACGTATTAGTGACCGGAGGGGCGCAGGGGATCGGATTAAATTATGCGATGGCGGCGGCCGGGGCCGGAGCCTCGGTGGCGCTTGCGGATCTGAACGGGGAGAAGGCCCGCGCTTCTGCCGCGTGGCTTCGGGAAGAGTATAAGGTAGAGACGCTGGGCATTGAGGCCGATGTGACAGATCCCGGACAGGTAGAGCATATGTGCGCTGTCATGGCAGGACAGATGGGCAGGATCGATGTGGCATTCTGCAATGCGGGAATCTCCATCAATGTCCCGGCGGAGGAGATGACATATGAGCAGTGGAGGAAAGTCATAGACATTAATCTGACAGGAGTGTTCCTGACAGCAACGGCAGCAGGCAGGTATATGATACGCCAGGGCGGCGGCTCCATCATTAACACAGCGTCCATGTCGGGACATATCGTAAATATCCCGCAGCCCCAGGTGGCATACAACGCATCCAAGGCGGGCGTTATCATGCTGACCAGATCGCTGGCCGTTGAGTGGGCCGATAAGAACGTGAGAGTGAACAGCATAAGCCCGGGGTATATCATGACAGACCTTATAAAAGGGCATGAACTGATCCCGAGATGGAAGGAGCTCTCTCCGCTTGAGAGAATGGGACGGCCGGAGGAACTACAGGGAGCAGCCCTTTATCTGGCCAGTGATGCGAGCACATTTACGACGGGTACAGACATCGTTGTAGACGGTGCATACACGTGCGTATGA
- a CDS encoding class II aldolase/adducin family protein, producing the protein MDRELINQVLAVAKRLDEKNLVNAFEGNISAKKDGLVYITPTGKNKALLKEDMIAVINEDKEQIGGSCRPTSELPMHLETYRIREDIGGVVHCHPTFLTAHAICNKPVETKGYPEMMANFKIFEVAPYGRPGTEEILKGAVPVFAHSDVVLLGNHGVLAVGETAEDAMNKVEAAEAITKALYYAGALGTPLDLSEEECEYFYSIYDSKYRR; encoded by the coding sequence ATGGACAGAGAATTGATTAACCAGGTGCTGGCTGTGGCAAAGCGGCTGGACGAGAAGAATCTTGTAAATGCGTTCGAGGGAAATATATCGGCGAAAAAGGACGGCCTTGTATATATCACTCCGACCGGAAAAAACAAAGCGCTTTTGAAAGAAGACATGATAGCGGTGATCAATGAGGACAAAGAGCAGATCGGCGGAAGCTGCAGGCCTACGTCAGAGCTTCCCATGCATCTTGAAACATACAGGATAAGGGAGGATATCGGAGGAGTGGTACACTGTCATCCAACCTTTCTGACAGCTCATGCCATCTGCAATAAACCGGTGGAGACGAAGGGGTATCCCGAGATGATGGCAAATTTTAAGATATTTGAAGTGGCGCCTTACGGCAGGCCCGGGACAGAAGAGATATTGAAAGGGGCGGTACCTGTCTTTGCGCACAGTGATGTGGTGCTCCTTGGCAATCATGGCGTGCTGGCGGTAGGCGAGACGGCAGAAGATGCCATGAATAAGGTAGAGGCGGCGGAGGCCATCACAAAGGCGCTGTATTATGCCGGCGCGCTTGGTACTCCACTGGACTTAAGCGAAGAGGAATGTGAGTATTTTTACAGCATATATGACAGCAAGTACAGGAGATAG
- a CDS encoding carbohydrate ABC transporter permease translates to MKKAVVKRDSRSRKAAAKKEVRRWIIGMIILAFALLYFFPILYMILSGFKTEAEAAVPAIFFHPTLVTWQKVLSDISMINYLKNTVFHVLLGTGICLVLGIPATYALVFARFKKEGRGESLYNWFVTTILLPPVAVLIPLYITFKELNLNHMRGGLLFLYVGFHLPLCIWLLYSFFKDVPEEVVEAARIDGCTNRQLIMGIIIPLTKTGIMTAGLLVAVFIWNEFFLGYNLTTNATATLPVYMARFGQQQGQFIAQLSASASISCIPPMIFGWISQKSLIKGLTAGAVKG, encoded by the coding sequence GTGAAGAAAGCAGTAGTGAAGCGGGATTCAAGAAGCAGGAAGGCCGCGGCGAAAAAAGAAGTGAGACGGTGGATAATAGGAATGATCATACTGGCTTTTGCGTTGCTTTATTTTTTCCCCATCTTGTATATGATCCTGAGCGGGTTTAAGACAGAAGCGGAGGCTGCGGTGCCGGCAATCTTTTTCCATCCCACGCTGGTGACATGGCAGAAGGTTTTATCTGACATATCCATGATAAATTATCTGAAGAATACGGTCTTCCATGTTCTGCTTGGAACGGGTATCTGTCTTGTGCTTGGAATACCGGCTACTTATGCCCTTGTATTTGCCAGATTTAAGAAAGAAGGAAGGGGAGAGAGCCTCTACAACTGGTTTGTCACAACGATCCTGCTGCCGCCGGTGGCAGTTCTCATACCTCTTTACATTACGTTTAAGGAACTGAACCTGAATCATATGCGGGGCGGACTTTTGTTCCTGTATGTAGGCTTTCATCTCCCGCTTTGTATCTGGCTTCTGTATTCGTTCTTTAAGGATGTGCCGGAGGAAGTTGTGGAGGCGGCCAGAATCGACGGATGTACGAACAGACAGCTGATCATGGGAATTATCATACCGCTTACGAAGACCGGGATCATGACTGCGGGACTTCTGGTGGCAGTATTTATCTGGAATGAATTCTTCCTCGGATATAATCTGACCACGAATGCGACGGCTACGCTTCCTGTCTATATGGCAAGGTTCGGGCAGCAGCAGGGACAGTTTATCGCGCAGTTGTCGGCGTCGGCGTCTATCTCGTGCATACCGCCCATGATATTTGGCTGGATATCCCAGAAGTCGCTGATCAAAGGACTGACGGCGGGAGCGGTAAAAGGATAA
- a CDS encoding carbohydrate ABC transporter permease, with the protein MKNGMEPMSKTVKITKKKYPAERTFVVPACVIVAVATQIPFILTIIFSTLQWNIVRPDQGITFSGLKNFIYYLGDSEFYVICLQTLLMIGAALVLCLVFGYLIALMLDCDIPGRTLSRTLILSPFFIMTTTTGVLWKTVILNTNFGWVGTIADWMGIKAIDFVSYYARPLIVFLFVWQWMPFFVLVLLGGLQGIPAEVLERADLDGCSRFEMIFKIKLPMIFNHMQVALMLGLIFLVKEFGLILTTTGGGPGQKSYTLTYYIYKTLFSGSNVGRAAALSVITVVVTLTIINLIFRAIKKRRAVYE; encoded by the coding sequence ATGAAGAATGGAATGGAGCCTATGAGTAAAACAGTAAAAATAACAAAGAAAAAATATCCGGCAGAGAGAACTTTTGTCGTGCCGGCATGTGTGATAGTGGCGGTCGCTACACAGATCCCATTTATCCTGACGATCATCTTCTCGACACTGCAGTGGAACATTGTACGTCCGGATCAGGGAATCACTTTTTCGGGGCTTAAGAATTTCATCTATTATCTGGGAGATTCCGAATTCTATGTCATCTGTCTTCAGACACTTCTGATGATCGGGGCAGCCCTTGTCTTATGTCTTGTGTTCGGTTACCTTATCGCGCTGATGCTTGACTGTGATATACCGGGCAGGACACTGTCCAGGACTTTGATCCTGAGCCCGTTTTTTATCATGACGACGACCACGGGCGTGCTCTGGAAGACCGTGATCCTGAATACGAACTTTGGCTGGGTCGGAACGATCGCGGACTGGATGGGAATAAAGGCGATCGATTTTGTCAGCTATTATGCCAGACCCTTGATCGTCTTCCTGTTCGTCTGGCAGTGGATGCCCTTCTTCGTGCTCGTCCTTTTAGGAGGCCTGCAGGGAATCCCGGCGGAAGTGCTGGAGCGGGCCGACCTTGACGGATGCAGCCGGTTTGAGATGATATTTAAGATAAAGCTGCCTATGATATTCAATCATATGCAGGTGGCGCTCATGCTGGGCCTTATCTTCCTTGTCAAGGAATTCGGCCTTATACTCACAACTACGGGGGGCGGCCCGGGACAGAAGTCCTATACGCTGACCTATTATATATACAAGACACTGTTCAGCGGGTCGAATGTAGGAAGAGCTGCGGCCCTGTCTGTCATAACCGTTGTCGTGACGCTTACGATCATCAACCTGATATTCAGGGCGATCAAAAAGCGGCGCGCAGTATATGAGTAA
- a CDS encoding ABC transporter substrate-binding protein, whose translation MKKRILALLIVLCMCAGLAACAGKSDDKKSKKSSGDEIVVSIATLNNPIVSNLVKLAGEYYKEEGVKLDFAVLPENDLREKATLEASTGGTTYDIYFTGPYEANFWITYGWAENLQPYIDKMSDEQKEALDVEDIFPSMLDSLSDPETGDIYALPFFGEASFFMYNKELLENAGVTMPEKPTWDDIYDIAAAVDDEAAGITGMTMRGAPGWGMSGAPFVTIVNALGGKFYDMDWNATVETDEQRAAWEMYKKVLRDAGQDDIITYTYNECISLMNSGKCGIWYDATSNGPNLEADDSLIKGKVGYAPSPAGWLWNWGMNINPNSSDEKKQAAFDFMVWACSKDYVNLSLEKDPSGASTPSGVRASTYELDAYKDLPYAQPTLDALSDLDFNHPCKDEVPYVGLQYIAIPEFQEAGDKMTEALAAYVTDEITLDEALATTQKAFEQAAEEGGYKK comes from the coding sequence TCAGATGACAAGAAAAGCAAAAAATCATCTGGTGATGAAATCGTAGTATCTATCGCAACACTGAACAATCCGATCGTATCAAACCTGGTCAAGCTGGCAGGAGAATACTACAAGGAAGAGGGGGTCAAACTTGACTTTGCAGTGCTTCCGGAGAACGACCTGCGTGAGAAAGCCACGCTTGAGGCATCAACCGGGGGGACAACATACGATATCTACTTTACAGGCCCTTATGAAGCCAACTTCTGGATCACTTACGGATGGGCGGAAAATCTTCAGCCGTATATTGACAAAATGAGTGACGAACAGAAAGAAGCTCTTGATGTGGAAGATATTTTCCCGAGTATGCTGGATTCTTTATCTGACCCGGAGACCGGCGATATCTATGCGCTGCCGTTCTTTGGCGAGGCAAGCTTCTTTATGTACAACAAGGAACTGCTTGAGAATGCCGGTGTGACTATGCCGGAGAAGCCTACGTGGGATGATATCTATGACATCGCGGCAGCAGTCGACGACGAGGCTGCCGGGATCACGGGAATGACCATGCGCGGCGCTCCGGGCTGGGGCATGAGCGGCGCTCCGTTCGTCACCATAGTGAATGCACTCGGCGGAAAGTTCTATGATATGGACTGGAATGCAACCGTAGAGACAGATGAGCAGAGAGCGGCATGGGAGATGTATAAGAAGGTTCTCCGCGACGCAGGGCAGGATGACATCATTACGTATACGTATAATGAGTGCATCAGTCTCATGAATTCCGGCAAATGTGGAATCTGGTATGACGCCACATCAAACGGCCCGAATCTGGAAGCAGATGATTCTCTGATCAAAGGCAAGGTAGGATATGCGCCGTCACCGGCAGGATGGCTCTGGAACTGGGGTATGAACATCAATCCGAATTCCTCCGATGAGAAGAAGCAGGCTGCATTTGACTTCATGGTATGGGCATGCTCCAAGGATTATGTGAACCTCTCCCTTGAGAAGGATCCAAGCGGAGCTTCCACTCCGTCGGGTGTAAGAGCTTCCACTTATGAGCTGGACGCGTACAAGGATCTTCCGTATGCGCAGCCTACGCTGGATGCGCTGTCTGACCTGGATTTCAACCATCCATGTAAAGACGAGGTTCCTTATGTCGGATTACAGTACATTGCCATTCCGGAATTCCAGGAGGCAGGGGATAAGATGACAGAGGCGCTGGCCGCTTATGTCACAGACGAGATCACTCTGGATGAAGCTTTGGCCACAACACAGAAAGCCTTTGAACAAGCTGCAGAAGAAGGCGGTTATAAGAAGTAG